TGCACGTCACATTTACATATGTGCGTTCGTTGTTCAATTTGTCCTGTCGAATGGACGTTTGGTTTCAGTTGGGTTGTCCGTGTTTTGCCATGCATACCCACCTGAACGGCCTGTCCTTGAGGTGCTGTGTCTGGTGCAAGCTGTGCTCGAGCCGGTCGTTGCAGGCGAAGTGGCAGTAGCGGCACGCGTAGCGGCCCCGTCCACGAGGCCTCTCACTGCAACGGTGTGCTCGCAACTGGTCTTCCGTCACCAGGTCCGTCCCGCACAGCGAGCAGCTGATCCCCTCCCGCTTGACCGAGTCTGCACTGGATGCCAGCTTTGCAGAGCAATCTGTCATTTCAACAACAAATTGGCAGTGGTCAGCAGAGTAGACCACAATTTTACAGCATTAAAGCCAGTGTGCTGTTTAGTGTACATAGTAAATGTAATGCACCTAATAACAGAGATTTCAGATAGGTGCTTAAGAAAGAACAAGAGGTAACTTGTCAGATAACAGGTCAGAGTCTGGTAGAAATGAAAGGAACAGTTTGTGCAAAGCTGTACGTCAGGCCCATTGTTCACAAATATAAGCCTTCTATTCGACCCTCTTCCTCAACTACACTGCATGAATGCAGTGCGGCACCTTTCCTCGACCTAAGGATATACGTGgtcctttcaataaagagcttcaCTCTAATGCATTTGACTATTGGTAGATACTGGTCAGTTTCTAAATTTCTGTTCAGCAATCATGAATAAATGCTGATGAAGCATAATGGGCTAGGCACTTTTTGACAGTTCTCACAAAACTACCAGCACTGATCGCGATTGAAACATCTCAGTGAATAAGAAAGGATCCTGTGCTCTTCATACACACTGGTAGCTGCAGCTACTGCACAGCTGAACCATGGGTTTTACTATGGTTCTCTCACAAAGGGCCAGCTGCCGAGAATGAACTTAACAAAAGCACGATAAATATGTGACTCCACAAATACATTCACCATTTCATGAAGTAAATAGGCAACTACACACAACACAGTGTTAGGCTACCAGGCTATTAGCTATCACTCCACTGACACACTAACAATCAGTGAGATGTCAGAAATTATAATGAGAGAAACTGTCAAGTTTGTGCATCTTCACAGAAAGAACACATTTTGAGTTGGTTACAGCAGGGTCGTTCCACGCCAAACACCCCAGCCATTTTGGTGACCATCTCCAATGTactaaaaaaaaatcgtgctgatttcttgcattgaaaacagtgaattgctagaatacttcggaaagaaaaaaatttttggtcacgtgggagccttatAAATTTCGCAAAATGTTGTCCGagtgtggtttgtcagaaaaattattctgagggTATCAtttgtttcaataccaaatttggtttagatATTAAACAAAGGCGTTTGTCTGAGGTGAAACTGAATAATATTACTTCAATTTTTCTTCCATATGCGCCTCCAGAAAATTTGCCAGAATGTTCCATGTTTGCATTTTTCCCTTATAATATTGTGCTTTGTATGAATGTCTGAGTcataaatacttactctacagaagatTAATACACCTTCTTTCCTTTACTCTACTGAAGGTATATTTTGGGTTAAAAATATTTTCCAGCCACTGATGTTTCtaaattttacgagaaaaaaatcacaaatttgagaaaatcattaTATCGGTAGTAGTTGTTCTTATAGGCAAGTTTTATCACTACAGTtgttgttttaaggaagaaataattttttgaagtaccctattgacggcaatggggaacttcaacaAGGAAGTTGCcgtatgaccaaatgggaagaCAGCCGTCAATTGGGAACTTAAAAAACTATTTTCTTCCTTAACCCTTTATGGGGCATAATGTTATGAACAATGCA
This window of the Rhipicephalus sanguineus isolate Rsan-2018 chromosome 2, BIME_Rsan_1.4, whole genome shotgun sequence genome carries:
- the LOC119384047 gene encoding zinc finger protein 551; protein product: MTDCSAKLASSADSVKREGISCSLCGTDLVTEDQLRAHRCSERPRGRGRYACRYCHFACNDRLEHSLHQTQHLKDRPFSCGVCGKAFARNSDRNRHVKIHTGVRPFQCDVCSRKFRQSWHLQYHRSTHTDF